In Anas acuta chromosome 5, bAnaAcu1.1, whole genome shotgun sequence, a single window of DNA contains:
- the FNTB gene encoding protein farnesyltransferase subunit beta isoform X1, with protein MAGAWPRSPGGRRRLRDDGVRTHTSCEQSKVEEVVQEVFDAYKTNHHAAQVPGAGAGGAATPCLPCRLVLQREKHFHYLKRGLRQLSEAYECLDASRPWLCYWILHSLELLEEPIPDAVASDVCQFLSRCQSPHGGFGGGPGQHPHLAPTYAAVNALCIIGTEEAFGVIDRKKLLEYLQALKQPDGSFLMHIGGEVDVRSAYCAAAVASLTNILTPALFAGTAEWIARCQNWEGGIGGVPGMEAHGGYTFCGVAALVILKKEQLLNLRSLLHWVTSRQMRFEGGFQGRCNKLVDGCYSFWQAGLLPLLHHALHAQDDAALGMTRWMFDQAALQEYILLCCQCPAGGLLDKPGKSRDFYHTCYCLSGLAIAQHFGSGNLHQEVVLGVPENRLQPTHPVYNIHPEKVVKAVLHFSQQPVPGLEAAG; from the exons AGCAAAGTGGAGGAGGTGGTGCAGGAGGTGTTCGACGCCTACAAGACCAACCACCACGCTGCGCA GGTCcccggggctggagctggcGGCGCTGCGACGCCCTGCCTGCCTTGCAGATTGGTGCTGCAGCGGGAGAAGCACTTCCACTACCTGAAGAGAGGCCTCCGGCAGCTGAGCGAAGCCTACGAG TGTCTGGACGCCAGCCGCCCCTGGCTCTGCTACTGGATCCTGCACAgtttggagctgctggaggagcccaTCCCCGACGCCGTCGCCTCTGA CGTCTGCCAGTTCCTGAGCCGCTGCCAGAGCCCCCACGGCGGCTTCGGGGGGGGCCCCGGGCAGCACCCCCACCTCGCCCCGACCTACGCCGCCGTCAATGCGCTCTGCATCATCGGCACCGAGGAGGCGTTCGGCGTCATCGACAG GAAGAAGCTCCTGGAGTACCTGCAGGCGCTGAAGCAGCCCGACGGCTCCTTCCTCATGCACATCGGCGGCGAGGTGGACGTCAG GAGCGCCTACTGCGCCGCCGCGGTGGCGTCGCTCACCAACATCCTCACCCCCGCGCTCTTCGCCGGGACGGCCGAGTGGATTGCGAG GTGCCAGAACTGGGAGGGAGGCATCGGCGGGGTGCCGGGCATGGAAGCCCACGGCGGGTACACCTTCTGCGGCGTGGCGGCGCTGGTTATCCTGAagaaggagcagctgctgaacCTGCGCAGCTTGCTG CACTGGGTGACCAGCCGGCAGATGCGCTTCGAGGGCGGCTTCCAGGGCCGCTGCAACAAGCTGGTGGACGGCTGCTACTCCTTCTGGCAGGCCgggctgctgcccctgctgcaccACGCGCTGCACGCACAGG ACGACGCGGCGCTGGGCATGACGCGCTGGATGTTCGACCAGGCGGCACTGCAGGAGTACATCCTCCTGTGCTGCCAGTGCCCGGCCGGCGGGCTGCTCGACAAGCCGGGAAA GTCCCGGGATTTTTACCACACCTGCTACTGCCTGAGCGGGCTGGCCATCGCCCAGCACTTCGGCAGCGGCAACCTCCACCAGGAGGTGGTCCTGGGCGTCCCCGAAAACCGCCTG CAGCCCACGCATCCCGTCTACAACATCCACCCGGAGAAGGTGGTGAAGGCGGTGCTGCACTTCTCGCAGCAGCCCGTGCCCGGCCTGGAGGCGGCGGGGTAA
- the FNTB gene encoding protein farnesyltransferase subunit beta isoform X2 encodes MAGAWPRSPGGRRRLRDDGVRTHTSCEQSKVEEVVQEVFDAYKTNHHAAQLVLQREKHFHYLKRGLRQLSEAYECLDASRPWLCYWILHSLELLEEPIPDAVASDVCQFLSRCQSPHGGFGGGPGQHPHLAPTYAAVNALCIIGTEEAFGVIDRKKLLEYLQALKQPDGSFLMHIGGEVDVRSAYCAAAVASLTNILTPALFAGTAEWIARCQNWEGGIGGVPGMEAHGGYTFCGVAALVILKKEQLLNLRSLLHWVTSRQMRFEGGFQGRCNKLVDGCYSFWQAGLLPLLHHALHAQDDAALGMTRWMFDQAALQEYILLCCQCPAGGLLDKPGKSRDFYHTCYCLSGLAIAQHFGSGNLHQEVVLGVPENRLQPTHPVYNIHPEKVVKAVLHFSQQPVPGLEAAG; translated from the exons AGCAAAGTGGAGGAGGTGGTGCAGGAGGTGTTCGACGCCTACAAGACCAACCACCACGCTGCGCA ATTGGTGCTGCAGCGGGAGAAGCACTTCCACTACCTGAAGAGAGGCCTCCGGCAGCTGAGCGAAGCCTACGAG TGTCTGGACGCCAGCCGCCCCTGGCTCTGCTACTGGATCCTGCACAgtttggagctgctggaggagcccaTCCCCGACGCCGTCGCCTCTGA CGTCTGCCAGTTCCTGAGCCGCTGCCAGAGCCCCCACGGCGGCTTCGGGGGGGGCCCCGGGCAGCACCCCCACCTCGCCCCGACCTACGCCGCCGTCAATGCGCTCTGCATCATCGGCACCGAGGAGGCGTTCGGCGTCATCGACAG GAAGAAGCTCCTGGAGTACCTGCAGGCGCTGAAGCAGCCCGACGGCTCCTTCCTCATGCACATCGGCGGCGAGGTGGACGTCAG GAGCGCCTACTGCGCCGCCGCGGTGGCGTCGCTCACCAACATCCTCACCCCCGCGCTCTTCGCCGGGACGGCCGAGTGGATTGCGAG GTGCCAGAACTGGGAGGGAGGCATCGGCGGGGTGCCGGGCATGGAAGCCCACGGCGGGTACACCTTCTGCGGCGTGGCGGCGCTGGTTATCCTGAagaaggagcagctgctgaacCTGCGCAGCTTGCTG CACTGGGTGACCAGCCGGCAGATGCGCTTCGAGGGCGGCTTCCAGGGCCGCTGCAACAAGCTGGTGGACGGCTGCTACTCCTTCTGGCAGGCCgggctgctgcccctgctgcaccACGCGCTGCACGCACAGG ACGACGCGGCGCTGGGCATGACGCGCTGGATGTTCGACCAGGCGGCACTGCAGGAGTACATCCTCCTGTGCTGCCAGTGCCCGGCCGGCGGGCTGCTCGACAAGCCGGGAAA GTCCCGGGATTTTTACCACACCTGCTACTGCCTGAGCGGGCTGGCCATCGCCCAGCACTTCGGCAGCGGCAACCTCCACCAGGAGGTGGTCCTGGGCGTCCCCGAAAACCGCCTG CAGCCCACGCATCCCGTCTACAACATCCACCCGGAGAAGGTGGTGAAGGCGGTGCTGCACTTCTCGCAGCAGCCCGTGCCCGGCCTGGAGGCGGCGGGGTAA